Proteins co-encoded in one Novosphingobium sp. PP1Y genomic window:
- a CDS encoding TonB-dependent receptor, with protein sequence MKRFKVRLFATATVVLAQSLFSSVVQAQDTAAAQPEDEQATTGIEDIVVTATRREARLQQVPVAVTAIGGDALQSADVSTVRTLTQVVPGFVGSRNMGVFQPVVRGVGSTGISIGDEPNIATYIDGVYQPESAANWIDLVEVERVEVLRGPQGTTFGRNATGGLINVITPDPSFDFRGKASLRVGRMRREAGDYDARLYVTGPISEKAAIDLSALFRKNDGYIDDLVRGGTLGDQRVIDLRSKVLFKPADNFKVVLTGEFFDQQSTTNSPQPVDGNTAGRRFTGVILPTGPWQASLTEVPLLNLRRWTFALHTKLDLGAVNLETTSGFLNLRWTQTTDSDASNLRLGNFPAIFNAESGSQEIKLSSANPGPFQWLVGGYFYQFGGSSFLQPWTAANPTLPLAGPTLEPDLGGRSFAGFADVTYEATPGLFVNLGGRYTTEKREFSQTVNGNLVVNNVDKTFNKFNYKVGLRYEINNTTNVYASWSTAFKSGVYNMASTRSVPVEPEEIKAAEFGIKSDPFNWLRVNLATYYYDYKNLQLQSKDNLGAGYILQNAANAEIYGGELELTVAPTSDLKLRGALAYTHARYKDFIAAQGFISRVDGGNTVVTLDASGNVMTRAPEWSGNVGFDWGHDLAGGRLSLNGNLSFSSRLYYDFANNFSQKAYSLTNLSASWTPESENWKFSIWATNLTNEKVFQTMRPGALSNDGFYEQPRKVGATVEVKF encoded by the coding sequence ATGAAAAGGTTCAAAGTACGCTTGTTCGCAACTGCAACGGTCGTTCTGGCGCAGTCGCTTTTTTCTTCGGTCGTACAAGCCCAGGATACAGCGGCCGCCCAACCCGAGGACGAGCAGGCAACGACCGGTATCGAAGATATCGTCGTTACCGCAACCCGCCGCGAAGCAAGACTGCAGCAAGTGCCGGTGGCAGTGACGGCAATCGGCGGCGATGCCCTGCAATCGGCCGACGTCTCGACCGTCCGCACGCTGACCCAGGTCGTCCCCGGCTTTGTCGGCAGCCGCAACATGGGCGTGTTCCAACCAGTGGTTCGCGGCGTCGGTTCGACCGGCATCTCGATCGGCGACGAACCCAACATCGCCACCTATATCGATGGTGTTTATCAGCCCGAATCCGCCGCGAACTGGATCGATCTTGTCGAGGTCGAGCGGGTCGAAGTACTGCGCGGTCCGCAGGGCACCACCTTTGGCCGCAACGCGACCGGCGGGCTGATCAATGTCATCACCCCCGATCCGAGCTTCGATTTCCGCGGCAAGGCTTCGCTGCGGGTGGGGCGCATGCGGCGCGAGGCCGGTGATTATGATGCCCGGCTCTATGTAACCGGGCCAATCAGCGAGAAGGCCGCGATCGACCTGTCGGCGCTGTTCCGCAAGAACGATGGCTATATCGACGATCTGGTTCGCGGCGGCACCCTTGGCGACCAGCGGGTCATCGATCTGCGCAGCAAGGTTCTGTTCAAGCCGGCCGACAATTTCAAGGTAGTCCTGACCGGTGAATTCTTCGACCAGCAGAGCACGACCAATTCACCCCAGCCGGTCGATGGCAACACCGCCGGGCGCCGCTTCACCGGCGTCATTCTGCCCACCGGCCCGTGGCAGGCGTCGTTGACCGAGGTTCCCCTGCTGAACCTGCGGCGCTGGACATTCGCCCTGCACACCAAACTCGATCTGGGCGCAGTCAACCTGGAAACCACCAGCGGTTTCCTGAACCTGCGCTGGACCCAGACCACCGATTCGGACGCGTCGAACCTGCGTCTTGGAAACTTTCCGGCCATCTTCAACGCAGAATCAGGCAGCCAGGAAATCAAGCTCAGTTCGGCGAACCCCGGGCCATTTCAATGGCTGGTGGGCGGCTATTTTTACCAGTTCGGGGGCAGCTCTTTCCTCCAACCATGGACGGCCGCGAATCCCACCCTCCCCCTCGCCGGGCCGACTCTCGAACCGGACCTCGGCGGCCGCTCCTTCGCGGGTTTTGCCGACGTGACCTATGAGGCCACGCCCGGCCTGTTCGTCAATCTCGGCGGTCGTTACACCACGGAAAAGCGTGAATTCTCGCAGACGGTGAATGGCAACCTGGTCGTCAACAACGTCGACAAGACGTTCAACAAGTTCAATTACAAGGTTGGCCTTCGTTACGAAATCAACAACACCACGAACGTCTATGCGAGCTGGAGCACCGCTTTCAAGAGCGGTGTCTACAACATGGCCAGTACCCGCAGCGTGCCGGTCGAGCCTGAAGAGATCAAGGCCGCCGAATTCGGGATCAAGTCGGACCCGTTCAATTGGCTGCGGGTCAACCTTGCGACATATTACTACGACTACAAGAACCTTCAGCTTCAGTCGAAGGATAACCTCGGAGCGGGTTACATCCTCCAGAATGCTGCCAATGCGGAAATCTATGGCGGCGAACTGGAATTGACCGTGGCACCGACCAGCGATCTGAAGCTGCGCGGCGCCCTGGCCTATACCCACGCTCGCTACAAGGATTTCATCGCGGCGCAGGGCTTTATCTCGCGGGTTGACGGCGGAAATACCGTCGTGACGCTGGATGCCTCGGGCAACGTCATGACCCGGGCGCCCGAGTGGTCCGGTAATGTCGGTTTTGACTGGGGGCACGACCTGGCGGGTGGCCGCCTGTCGCTCAACGGCAATCTTTCGTTCAGCTCGCGCCTCTACTACGATTTCGCCAACAACTTCTCGCAGAAAGCCTACTCGCTGACCAACCTGTCGGCTTCCTGGACGCCCGAGAGCGAGAACTGGAAGTTCTCGATTTGGGCGACCAACCTGACCAACGAGAAGGTCTTCCAGACGATGCGTCCTGGCGCCCTTTCGAACGACGGTTTCTACGAACAGCCGCGCAAAGTTGGCGCGACGGTCGAAGTCAAGTTTTAA
- a CDS encoding TonB-dependent receptor produces the protein MSVIYRTSNRKRRLLAGSSLALACLAIAPTNAFAQDAAAGDAAQEAQSQGGLDEILVTARKREENAQETPVAITAMSGAMIEDRQIANVAQVASYAPNVNIQPVGNISGSSASLTAFIRGVGQTDFNITVDPGVGIYVDGVYVARSVGGLLDMADISNVQILRGPQGTLFGKNTIGGAIIVNTNQPSNDFELKLEAATGSFNRADIKGLINVPISDTLAMRAVASYETRDGYQRRLFDGGRQGNKDSFSGRVAFKWTPTDAFTAILAGDVNIRREEQTAIYLIENRDSPDLLQIVTTPFGTVAFPSSNFAFNKLGLGAGQCGLPGELAPVSNPNCVSSRWVTGDIDTTWAGGPNRSDFDLWGVNLTMEYDFGDISLKSISAYRDQKSVIEYDFDGTPHEVLQLTNNVDVWQASQELQLNGSVFDDTLKFALGAYYLKEKGGDIEPLRFGFANFFSGGLIDNDSYAGYLQFTYKVTDKLSITPGIRYTDETKRFDPSAQVITRDYTAGLLPPYPDGVFIQYSRCLVGQATPQLIPSGPLAGFPDPACVATATNPGGNHTLPAVQVSAKAKEWTPAVSVNYQFTDDVMGYVSYSKGFKNGGFSQRIFPAELATPAFSPEFVTSYEVGLKTELFDRRLRMNLALFQSDYSDIQIVVNEGIAPKVRNGGEGRIKGFEIEGQAAPTDWLRIDYGVGYLDAFYRSVDPTAFPVNTNSKFAFVPKWTATVAANATVFDGDKGKLVLRGDWYHQSGTFKDAVNSPQLFQPAYSVFGASASYTDPSDHFTLTAGVTNIGDERYLQGGYVDLNVGGAATASYSRPREWFLKLAYKY, from the coding sequence ATGTCAGTGATTTACCGCACGAGCAACCGCAAGCGGCGGCTGCTAGCCGGCAGCAGCCTTGCGCTTGCCTGCCTTGCCATAGCGCCGACCAATGCCTTTGCGCAGGACGCCGCAGCAGGCGATGCCGCACAGGAAGCCCAAAGCCAGGGCGGACTCGACGAGATTCTCGTCACCGCGCGCAAGCGTGAGGAAAATGCCCAGGAAACCCCGGTGGCCATCACCGCGATGAGCGGGGCCATGATCGAGGACCGCCAGATTGCCAACGTGGCGCAGGTCGCGTCCTATGCACCTAACGTCAACATTCAGCCAGTCGGCAACATTTCGGGCTCAAGCGCCTCGCTCACCGCATTCATCCGCGGCGTCGGCCAGACCGATTTCAACATCACCGTCGATCCGGGCGTCGGCATCTATGTCGATGGCGTCTACGTGGCGCGCTCGGTGGGCGGGCTGCTCGACATGGCTGACATCAGCAACGTGCAGATCCTGCGCGGTCCGCAGGGCACGCTGTTCGGCAAGAACACCATCGGCGGCGCGATCATCGTCAACACCAACCAGCCGAGCAACGATTTCGAGCTCAAGCTCGAAGCCGCGACCGGCAGCTTCAATCGCGCCGATATCAAGGGCCTGATCAACGTTCCGATTAGCGACACGCTGGCGATGCGAGCCGTGGCTTCCTACGAAACCCGCGATGGCTACCAGCGGCGCCTGTTCGACGGCGGGCGTCAGGGCAACAAGGACAGCTTCTCGGGCCGAGTGGCGTTCAAGTGGACGCCGACCGACGCCTTCACCGCGATTCTCGCTGGCGACGTCAACATTCGACGGGAAGAGCAGACAGCCATCTACCTGATCGAGAACCGCGATTCGCCCGATCTGTTGCAGATCGTCACCACACCGTTCGGCACTGTGGCCTTCCCCAGTTCCAATTTCGCTTTCAACAAGCTCGGCCTGGGCGCTGGACAGTGCGGACTTCCGGGCGAACTGGCCCCGGTCAGCAATCCCAATTGCGTATCCTCGCGCTGGGTGACCGGAGATATCGACACGACCTGGGCCGGCGGCCCGAACCGTTCGGACTTCGACCTCTGGGGCGTCAACCTGACCATGGAATACGATTTCGGCGATATTTCGCTCAAATCGATCAGCGCCTATCGCGACCAGAAGTCGGTCATCGAATACGACTTCGACGGCACCCCGCACGAAGTCCTGCAGCTGACAAACAATGTCGACGTGTGGCAGGCATCGCAGGAATTGCAGCTGAACGGCAGCGTGTTCGACGACACGCTCAAGTTCGCGCTTGGCGCCTATTATCTGAAGGAAAAAGGTGGCGACATCGAGCCGCTGCGCTTCGGGTTCGCCAACTTCTTCAGCGGCGGCCTGATCGATAACGACAGCTATGCTGGCTATCTCCAGTTCACCTACAAGGTCACTGACAAGCTTTCGATCACGCCGGGCATCCGCTACACCGATGAGACCAAACGGTTTGATCCTTCGGCCCAGGTCATCACTCGGGACTACACCGCAGGGCTGCTTCCGCCCTATCCCGATGGCGTGTTCATCCAGTATAGCCGTTGCCTCGTAGGCCAAGCAACGCCGCAGCTTATCCCGAGCGGCCCTCTTGCCGGCTTCCCCGATCCAGCCTGCGTGGCAACAGCAACCAATCCGGGTGGGAACCACACTCTCCCTGCGGTCCAGGTTTCGGCAAAGGCCAAGGAATGGACCCCGGCGGTCTCGGTGAACTATCAGTTCACCGATGATGTCATGGGTTATGTGTCCTACTCGAAAGGCTTTAAGAACGGTGGCTTCAGCCAGCGAATCTTCCCTGCCGAACTAGCGACACCGGCCTTCTCTCCGGAGTTCGTCACATCGTATGAAGTCGGCCTGAAGACCGAGCTGTTTGACCGGCGCTTGCGTATGAACCTTGCGTTGTTCCAGTCCGATTACAGCGACATCCAGATCGTGGTCAACGAAGGGATTGCACCCAAGGTCCGCAACGGTGGCGAGGGGCGGATCAAGGGCTTCGAAATCGAAGGCCAGGCCGCACCGACCGACTGGCTGCGGATCGACTATGGTGTCGGCTATCTGGATGCCTTCTATCGCTCCGTCGATCCCACTGCTTTCCCCGTCAACACGAACTCCAAGTTCGCGTTCGTTCCGAAATGGACCGCGACGGTCGCGGCAAACGCCACCGTGTTCGATGGCGACAAGGGCAAGCTGGTCCTGCGCGGTGACTGGTATCACCAGAGCGGCACCTTCAAGGATGCCGTGAACAGCCCGCAGCTGTTCCAACCGGCCTACAGCGTGTTCGGCGCCAGCGCTTCCTACACCGATCCCAGCGATCACTTCACGCTGACCGCCGGCGTCACCAACATCGGCGACGAGCGCTACCTTCAGGGCGGCTATGTCGATCTGAATGTCGGCGGCGCTGCCACGGCAAGCTATTCGCGTCCGCGCGAATGGTTCCTCAAGCTGGCGTACAAGTACTAA
- a CDS encoding NAD-dependent succinate-semialdehyde dehydrogenase — translation MASTRPSLAEDVVLRTTPIIDGLPPAGKGCVFTVTNPATTQTIATIPLLGAEAAERAVASNAAALQEWRKRAAAERADILLAWHGLILQNREDLARLLTSEQGKPLNEARGEIDYAASFVRWFAEEARRVYGEIIPAARERRVMVIKQPVGVVGAITPWNFPAAMITRKVAPALAAGCTVTLKPAELTPLSAFALAHLALDAGVPPGVFNVIAGDAPAIGSVLTSDPTVAKFTFTGSTAVGKLLTAQCATTLKRVSMELGGNAPLIVFDDADIDTAVEGAIASKFRNTGQTCVCANRILVQSGIHDRFAEALAARVAAFRVGNGLEGETDQGPLITAAALQKVRDHVGDAVGRGARIVTGGERHEAGELFHQPTVLIGANPDMRLAQEETFGPVAPLFRFANEGEALALANSTRSGLAAYAFTRDMDRFWRLAEGLEVGMVGFNNGIISSETVPFGGVKESGLGREGSRHGIDEFLELKAISLGLPPQPGIE, via the coding sequence ATGGCAAGCACAAGACCCTCGCTAGCCGAAGACGTCGTCCTTCGGACCACGCCGATTATCGACGGCCTGCCCCCTGCGGGCAAGGGCTGCGTCTTCACGGTGACGAACCCGGCTACCACCCAAACTATCGCGACCATACCACTGCTGGGCGCGGAGGCGGCCGAACGCGCCGTGGCCAGCAATGCTGCCGCCCTGCAGGAATGGCGCAAACGCGCAGCGGCCGAACGCGCCGACATCCTGTTGGCCTGGCATGGCCTGATCCTGCAAAACCGTGAAGACCTGGCCCGGCTGCTGACCAGCGAACAGGGCAAGCCCCTGAACGAAGCGCGGGGCGAGATCGACTATGCCGCCAGCTTCGTGCGCTGGTTTGCCGAAGAGGCGCGGCGCGTTTACGGCGAGATCATCCCCGCCGCGCGCGAGCGCCGGGTCATGGTCATCAAGCAGCCGGTCGGCGTGGTTGGTGCCATCACGCCGTGGAATTTTCCGGCCGCGATGATTACCCGAAAGGTTGCCCCCGCGCTCGCCGCAGGATGCACCGTCACACTCAAGCCGGCGGAACTGACCCCGCTTTCGGCTTTCGCTCTCGCCCACCTCGCGCTCGATGCAGGCGTCCCACCGGGCGTCTTCAACGTCATCGCGGGGGATGCTCCGGCGATCGGTTCGGTGCTGACGAGCGATCCGACCGTCGCCAAGTTCACCTTCACCGGTTCGACCGCGGTCGGCAAGCTGCTGACGGCGCAATGCGCCACAACCCTCAAGCGGGTCTCGATGGAACTGGGCGGCAACGCCCCTTTGATCGTCTTTGACGACGCCGATATCGATACGGCTGTCGAAGGCGCGATCGCCTCCAAATTCCGCAACACCGGACAAACCTGCGTCTGCGCCAACCGCATCCTGGTGCAGAGCGGCATCCATGACCGGTTCGCCGAAGCCCTGGCCGCGAGGGTCGCGGCCTTCCGGGTCGGCAACGGCCTTGAAGGCGAGACCGACCAGGGCCCGCTGATCACCGCCGCCGCCTTGCAGAAGGTCCGCGACCATGTCGGCGATGCCGTCGGGCGCGGCGCCCGGATCGTCACGGGCGGAGAACGCCATGAAGCCGGCGAACTGTTCCACCAGCCCACGGTCCTGATCGGCGCCAACCCCGACATGCGGCTGGCGCAGGAGGAGACGTTCGGCCCGGTCGCGCCGCTCTTCCGCTTCGCAAACGAGGGCGAAGCCCTGGCCCTGGCCAACAGCACCCGTTCCGGCCTTGCCGCCTATGCGTTCACGCGCGACATGGACCGGTTCTGGCGACTCGCCGAAGGTCTCGAGGTTGGCATGGTCGGCTTCAACAACGGCATCATTTCCTCGGAAACCGTGCCTTTCGGCGGGGTCAAGGAATCGGGTCTGGGGCGCGAGGGATCGCGTCACGGCATTGACGAATTCCTGGAACTCAAGGCCATCAGTCTCGGCTTGCCGCCGCAACCCGGAATTGAATAG
- a CDS encoding UbiX family flavin prenyltransferase — MKRVVVAITGATGSVYGQRLLEMLREQGGWETHLVMSQAALLNIREEIPDGRRLIEAAADVVHNVRNVGASIASGSFLCDGMVIAPCSMRTLAAVAHGLSDNLITRAADVMLKERRKLVLMTRETPLNLAHLRNMTACTEMGAVIFPPVPAFYARPTGLQDIVDHSCTRVLDHFDIHRSAAVRWQGLSTEGAVAEPAPLKIERQA; from the coding sequence GTGAAGCGCGTGGTCGTTGCCATAACCGGAGCGACGGGTTCGGTCTACGGGCAGCGCTTGCTCGAAATGCTCCGCGAACAGGGTGGCTGGGAAACCCACCTCGTCATGTCGCAGGCCGCCTTGCTCAACATTCGCGAGGAAATCCCGGACGGTCGCCGCCTGATCGAAGCGGCAGCCGATGTGGTGCACAATGTCCGCAATGTCGGCGCCAGCATCGCCAGCGGCTCGTTCCTGTGCGACGGCATGGTCATAGCGCCCTGCTCGATGCGCACGCTGGCCGCAGTGGCCCATGGCCTGTCCGACAATCTGATCACGCGCGCCGCCGATGTGATGCTGAAAGAGCGGCGCAAGCTGGTGCTCATGACCCGCGAGACGCCGCTCAACCTGGCTCACCTGCGCAACATGACCGCCTGCACCGAAATGGGCGCGGTCATTTTCCCTCCGGTCCCCGCGTTCTACGCCCGACCAACCGGACTTCAGGACATCGTCGATCACAGCTGCACACGGGTGCTGGATCACTTCGACATACATCGCAGCGCAGCGGTTCGCTGGCAGGGACTATCCACCGAGGGCGCGGTCGCCGAACCGGCGCCGCTGAAGATCGAAAGGCAGGCATGA
- a CDS encoding FAD-binding oxidoreductase, with protein sequence MSRIVPQGVDASTFNKALDELAAVVGKEWVFLDELPLSAYRDAYSPLADGEMLPSAAVAPDGVEQIQKILAVVNAYKIPVWTIGTGRNFAYGGPAPRKSGYVMLDLRRMNRVIEVNEKYGYALVEPGVSYMQLYRHLRQIGSKLWIDPAAPAWGGVMGNALEHGAGYTPYGDHFVMQCGMEVVLADGEIVRTGQGALAGSKHWQVTKHVAGPHFDGMFTQSNFGVVTKMGIWLMPEPPGYKPFMITYQKEEDLEAIFEVTRALKVNQIIPNAAVAVDLLWEASAKTTRRHYYDGKGPLPPSIRAKIASDHDLGMWNYYGALYGPPPVIENNWKVVEDALMSIPGAKVHFDRKNDPAWDYRVRLMRGEPNMTEFSIMNWIGGGGHINFSPISAPSGSEALAQYKLIKQRCNDHGFDYIGEFLVGWRDMHHILMIMYDRADETMRKSAYDLFGLLVDEAAEAGFGEYRTHLAFMDQIARTYKHNDGALWDLHHRLKDVLDPNGILSPGKQGIWPKAMRTSA encoded by the coding sequence TTGAGCCGCATCGTTCCCCAGGGTGTCGACGCATCCACCTTCAACAAGGCGCTTGACGAGCTCGCTGCGGTCGTCGGCAAGGAATGGGTATTCCTCGACGAGCTTCCGCTGTCGGCCTACCGCGACGCCTATTCTCCGTTGGCCGACGGCGAAATGCTGCCGTCCGCCGCTGTTGCGCCCGACGGTGTCGAGCAAATCCAGAAGATCCTGGCAGTCGTAAACGCCTACAAGATCCCTGTCTGGACCATCGGGACCGGCCGCAATTTTGCCTATGGCGGCCCGGCCCCGCGCAAATCCGGCTATGTCATGCTCGATCTGCGGCGGATGAACCGCGTGATCGAAGTAAACGAGAAATACGGCTATGCGCTGGTCGAACCCGGCGTGTCCTACATGCAGCTTTATCGCCATCTGCGCCAGATCGGCAGCAAGCTGTGGATCGATCCTGCCGCACCAGCCTGGGGCGGCGTGATGGGCAATGCGCTGGAGCATGGCGCCGGCTATACCCCCTATGGCGACCATTTTGTCATGCAGTGCGGCATGGAAGTGGTTCTGGCCGATGGTGAAATCGTCCGCACCGGCCAGGGCGCACTTGCCGGATCGAAGCATTGGCAAGTCACCAAGCACGTGGCCGGCCCGCATTTCGACGGCATGTTCACCCAATCCAATTTCGGCGTGGTGACCAAGATGGGCATCTGGCTGATGCCGGAACCGCCGGGCTACAAGCCCTTCATGATCACCTACCAGAAGGAGGAGGATCTTGAGGCGATCTTCGAGGTCACCCGGGCGCTCAAGGTCAACCAGATCATCCCGAATGCGGCGGTTGCGGTTGATCTGCTGTGGGAGGCCTCGGCCAAGACCACGCGGCGCCACTATTACGATGGCAAGGGCCCGCTGCCGCCGTCGATCCGTGCCAAGATCGCCTCGGACCACGATCTGGGAATGTGGAACTATTACGGTGCGCTGTACGGCCCGCCTCCGGTGATCGAGAACAACTGGAAGGTGGTGGAGGATGCCTTGATGAGCATTCCCGGCGCCAAGGTCCATTTCGATCGCAAGAACGATCCGGCCTGGGACTATCGCGTACGGCTGATGCGCGGCGAGCCGAACATGACCGAATTCAGCATCATGAACTGGATCGGCGGCGGCGGGCACATCAACTTTTCGCCGATCTCGGCGCCCAGTGGTTCCGAAGCACTTGCCCAATACAAGCTGATCAAGCAGCGCTGCAACGATCACGGCTTCGACTACATCGGCGAATTCCTGGTCGGCTGGCGCGACATGCATCACATCCTGATGATCATGTACGACCGCGCCGACGAGACGATGCGCAAGAGCGCCTACGACCTGTTCGGCCTGCTGGTCGACGAGGCTGCGGAGGCGGGGTTCGGCGAATACCGCACGCACCTCGCCTTCATGGATCAGATCGCCAGGACCTACAAACACAACGACGGCGCACTCTGGGATCTCCACCACCGTCTCAAGGATGTTCTCGATCCCAACGGCATTCTCTCTCCGGGCAAGCAGGGCATCTGGCCCAAGGCGATGCGCACAAGCGCGTAA
- a CDS encoding aldehyde dehydrogenase family protein, which translates to MKNLDHWIGGVAVAPGSGTYFDDLNPVDDSVYARVAAGTAADVDRAVEAADKAFRQHRDLPAAVREGWMVKAAEIMERDAALFSEVLIDEIGSPAAKAGFETRFAVSFLRAAAGVPRRVRGETIPSDTPGRFSMSLRQPVGVVAGITPFNVPLIKGIKQSAMALATGNAFVLLPSEAAPKVADLLAALWREAGVPDGLFNIVYGNGAEIGDALTGHPKVASITFTGSSRVGKHIAGIAARNLKKYTLELGGKSPLIVCADADLEKAVGAALFSIFMYQGQVCMGASRIYVERPIFNAFAKAFAAATAKAKGGDLREPTTMLGPIISERQRDRVRRHIDDARTKGAAILAGAEWNGNCCSATVLSGVTPEMTVFAEETFGPVTSLYPFDSLEEAIDLANDTEYGLSASIFTRDIDKALRFAQQAEAGMVHINAPTLHDEPHVPFGGTKASGFGREGTEADLEIMTEWKWVTVQTAPAGHGGH; encoded by the coding sequence ATGAAGAACCTCGATCACTGGATTGGCGGCGTGGCGGTAGCGCCTGGAAGTGGCACCTATTTCGACGACCTCAATCCGGTCGACGACAGCGTCTACGCCAGGGTTGCGGCGGGCACCGCCGCCGACGTCGATCGTGCTGTCGAGGCCGCCGACAAGGCGTTTCGCCAGCACCGCGACCTGCCCGCCGCGGTGCGCGAAGGCTGGATGGTCAAGGCCGCGGAAATCATGGAGCGCGACGCCGCGCTGTTCAGCGAGGTATTGATCGACGAAATCGGTTCGCCCGCTGCCAAGGCCGGGTTCGAGACGCGGTTCGCAGTGAGCTTCCTGCGCGCCGCCGCCGGGGTGCCGCGGCGGGTCCGCGGCGAGACAATTCCCTCCGACACGCCGGGCCGCTTCAGCATGAGCCTGCGCCAGCCGGTGGGGGTAGTCGCCGGGATTACCCCGTTCAACGTGCCGCTGATAAAGGGCATCAAGCAATCTGCGATGGCGCTGGCGACCGGCAACGCCTTCGTTCTCCTGCCGTCCGAAGCCGCACCCAAGGTCGCCGATCTGCTCGCCGCCCTGTGGCGCGAAGCCGGCGTGCCCGATGGGCTGTTCAACATCGTCTACGGCAATGGCGCGGAAATCGGAGATGCCCTGACCGGCCATCCCAAGGTTGCCTCGATAACCTTCACCGGGTCGTCGCGGGTCGGCAAGCACATCGCCGGGATCGCCGCCCGGAACCTCAAGAAGTATACACTCGAACTCGGCGGCAAGAGCCCGTTGATCGTGTGCGCCGATGCCGATCTCGAAAAGGCCGTCGGTGCCGCGCTGTTCAGCATCTTCATGTATCAGGGCCAGGTCTGCATGGGGGCATCGCGGATCTACGTTGAACGTCCAATCTTCAACGCCTTTGCCAAGGCCTTCGCCGCCGCGACGGCCAAGGCCAAGGGCGGCGACCTGCGCGAGCCCACCACCATGCTCGGACCGATCATTTCGGAACGCCAACGCGATCGCGTCCGCCGGCATATCGACGATGCCCGCACCAAGGGCGCTGCAATTCTTGCGGGGGCCGAATGGAACGGCAACTGTTGCTCGGCCACGGTGCTGAGCGGCGTGACGCCAGAGATGACGGTCTTTGCCGAGGAAACCTTCGGCCCGGTCACTTCGCTCTATCCATTCGACTCGCTCGAGGAAGCGATCGACCTGGCGAATGACACCGAATACGGCCTGAGCGCGTCGATCTTCACCCGCGATATCGACAAGGCCCTGCGCTTTGCCCAGCAGGCGGAAGCGGGGATGGTCCATATCAACGCTCCGACCCTGCACGACGAACCGCACGTTCCCTTCGGCGGCACCAAGGCTTCGGGGTTCGGGCGCGAAGGCACCGAGGCCGATCTGGAAATCATGACCGAGTGGAAATGGGTGACCGTCCAGACGGCCCCCGCCGGCCACGGCGGCCATTGA